In a single window of the Sesamum indicum cultivar Zhongzhi No. 13 linkage group LG16, S_indicum_v1.0, whole genome shotgun sequence genome:
- the LOC105178683 gene encoding uncharacterized protein LOC105178683 → MWRLYDGWKEILKIQKFRRMVSYAGFYCFVTLISYAYTNNTTRAGYSRADQFYASYPAGTELLTDTEKLYKAALGNCFEEEEWGPIEWSIMAKHFERQGKSPYAYHAQYMAHLTSHGQLDGSG, encoded by the exons ATGTGGCGACTGTATGACGGCTGGAAAGAAATTCTGAAGATTCAGAAGTTCCGGAGGATGGTGTCCTATGCTGGATTTTACTGTTTTGTTACACTCATCAGCTATGCGTACACCAATAATAC GACTAGAGCTGGATACTCGAGAGCTGATCAATTCTATGCGTCTTATCCAGCTGGGACTGAGCTACTTACTGACACGGAAAAG TTATATAAAGCTGCCCTTGGCAATTGCTTCGAAGAAGAGGAGTGGGGACCAATTGAATGGAGCATTATGGCTAAACATTTTGAACGCCAAGGAAAATCACCATATGCATATCATGCA CAATATATGGCACACCTTACCTCCCATGGCCAACTTGACGGAAGCGGCTAA